The Bacteroidia bacterium sequence CAGAGAAATGGATTTTTCAGAGATCCTTTGCGTGAGGCATGCGGAGGGTGGGCGTTAGCCCAGTGCGGAGCGCAGCGCAGCACCGAAGCGATAGCGTAGCCCGAAGCACGCCGACCTTGCCCATACAAGCGCAAGCGAAGTATGGGCAAGGGCACGCCCAAGAAAATAATCCTTTTATTCTTTCATCGTATCAATCTCATCAAGATTGACTGTACGATAACGGTCGTAAATATTTAAGACAATCGCCAAACCAACAGCTGCTTCAGCTGCTGCCAAAGCAATGACAAAAATCGCAGTCATTTGCCCTGATAGTAACGCTTTATCATATTGAGAAAAAGCCACTAAGTTAATATTCGCCGCATTGAGCATCAACTCTACGCCCATCAGAGCTACTACCGCATTCCTGCGTGTAATTACGGCAAATAAGCCAAAGGCAAATAAAATTGCACTTATTACTACGTAATAATAAACAGGAATTTCAGTCAATAACGCACTAATTAACATAGTAGATTATGATTATTTAGACAAAGTTTTACGCCCCTTAGTAGGTTCTCTGCGTGCTATATAAGCTGCCCCCAATAGAGCTACCGTTAGCAAAATAGACACTATTTCCAAAGGTAACAGGTTCGTTGTCATGAGCTGTGTACCGATAGTTTGTACAGTGCTGTCTGTGTCTTTAAGTACGTTGTTAGCTTTTTCAGCATTTTTTACCCAAGTCAAGTTACCGAAAGAAACTGTACGAATAATAGAAGCAAGTAAAAATAAAATTCCCCCTGCCACAAAACTGCCCCAACCTATATTGATAATATCTGTTTTAATTTTGAAGAAAGAGGTAATTTTATTGGTTAGCATTACCCCAAAGAGTAGAAGTATCAAAATACCCCCTACATATACGACAATTTGTGTAACCGCTAAAAAATCTGCTCGCATAAACACATACAAAGCAGCTACACTGAAAAACGTTAGCAATAGACAAAAAGCAGCGTAAATGATGTTTCTAAATGAAATTACTGCTAACGCAGAAAATACTAATAAAAGGGCGAATACTAGATACCAAAATCCGTAGGTACTCATAAAGTATACTGTGCAAAACTTGTAAGTTTTTTTGAGATGTACAAAAATATTGGCTGAGTAATTTTTATTCAACTGATAATGAACAAATTATTTTAAGATATTCGTTTTTTGAACATGTCTTTTTTGCTTTTTAGCCAGTGCCCAAATACGTATTCTTGAGTAATGACAATTCGTTTTTGGTCATTGATAGTTGACCAATAAGTAGAGGGTTCAATAACTCCCCTAAAATATCGCCAATAAAAACTAACTTTATACTTCTCCCCTGTTTTCAAGCTAAAAGTAATATGAGCAAAGGGCTTGGCTTTATACAGTATAGAATCTTCTTTTTCTTTTGTAATGAGCGTACTATCAGGATACATAGAAAATTCCAACCAAGCTACTCC is a genomic window containing:
- the nuoK gene encoding NADH-quinone oxidoreductase subunit NuoK; translation: MLISALLTEIPVYYYVVISAILFAFGLFAVITRRNAVVALMGVELMLNAANINLVAFSQYDKALLSGQMTAIFVIALAAAEAAVGLAIVLNIYDRYRTVNLDEIDTMKE
- a CDS encoding NADH-quinone oxidoreductase subunit J, which translates into the protein MSTYGFWYLVFALLLVFSALAVISFRNIIYAAFCLLLTFFSVAALYVFMRADFLAVTQIVVYVGGILILLLFGVMLTNKITSFFKIKTDIINIGWGSFVAGGILFLLASIIRTVSFGNLTWVKNAEKANNVLKDTDSTVQTIGTQLMTTNLLPLEIVSILLTVALLGAAYIARREPTKGRKTLSK